The Kluyveromyces lactis strain NRRL Y-1140 chromosome B complete sequence genome contains a region encoding:
- a CDS encoding pyridoxal phosphate homeostasis protein (highly similar to uniprot|P38197 Saccharomyces cerevisiae YBL036C Single-domain racemase possibly non-specific due to the lack of the second domain which presumably determines specificity), producing MIRRGLIVARRMSSDISYDAVRKEELIGAYQTMKDKINATAQEVGNVNVELLAVSKYKPAADIKILYDYGVRHFGENYVQEMITKSEILPQDIKWHFIGGLQSNKCKDLAKIANLYSVETVDSLKKAKKLEEARGKWNPDAPVITCNVQINTSGEEQKSGLFAEVEVYSIVEYLIKEAKHVSLNGLMTVGSWDVSHSGNEENQDFARLVEWKKKLDAKYGLDLKLSMGMTADFRQAIKQGTSEVRIGTAIFGSRPLKN from the coding sequence ATGATTCGCAGGGGACTGATAGTAGCAAGAAGAATGTCTAGTGATATCAGTTACGATGCTGTGAGGAAAGAAGAGCTGATTGGGGCTTATCAGACGATGAAAGATAAGATCAATGCCACTGCTCAGGAAGTCGGTAATGTTAACGTTGAATTACTAGCTGTTTCCAAGTATAAGCCTGCTGCAGACATCAAAATTTTGTATGATTATGGTGTGAGACACTTTGGGGAAAACTACGTTCAAGAGATGATTACGAAGAGTGAGATTTTACCCCAGGATATTAAATGGCATTTCATCGGCGGTTTGCAAAGTAACAAATGCAAGGATTTGGCTAAGATTGCGAACCTTTACTCGGTAGAGACCGTTGATTCGTTAAAGAAGGCGaagaagttggaagaagcCAGAGGGAAGTGGAACCCGGATGCACCCGTGATCACGTGTAATGTTCAGATCAACACTTCTGGAGAGGAACAAAAATCCGGATTGTTCGCAGAAGTAGAGGTGTATTCGATTGTTGAATATCTTATCAAGGAGGCCAAGCATGTTAGTTTGAATGGATTAATGACTGTAGGATCCTGGGACGTATCCCATTCAggtaatgaagaaaaccAAGATTTTGCTAGATTAGTTgaatggaagaaaaagctTGATGCAAAATACGGCTTGGACTTGAAACTCTCAATGGGTATGACCGCGGACTTCAGACAAGCTATCAAACAGGGAACTTCCGAAGTTAGGATCGGTACTGCCATTTTTGGTTCAAGACCACTTAAAAACTAA
- the APL3 gene encoding Apl3p (similar to uniprot|P38065 Saccharomyces cerevisiae YBL037W APL3 clathrin Associated Protein complex Large subunit Large subunit of clathrin associated protein complex), with product MALGQNQQNNMKGLQLFIADLRANQKTKEHARRIQTELQNIRTQFTQKSGLNGYQRKKYVAKMAYIYITTNAGMVPELLFGLDQCFQLLKSSNFSEKWIGYMTLELLFNHAVVRNSVLEKTISCLKLDLSSGDANAVSLALNFVGIVGNRDEIFADNLSETIFGILRSPVSSAILKRKACLAFLTLIRYKPQILTNLEDNKRTLWIERITTLLGDENDHGLLLSLLPLLEFIAREIDVNPCLRLIPQLAEILHECLSKKQNSANDADYQFSGVSNPWIVGNCVSLLQVLVSDNGENLIGSNIDQQTLGKLRVCVSHAVSFALASDANPVTKNAQYSVMFTMLGFACKLDPTNEAISNSVTGLCELMTSNDLNTRYSTFDLLIKICKVNGTTAIKTIQNEHLTRLVDMLKRESDVTLLRKIIDLLVILTDVSNFKFVVQELLSALEAHKSMDFALREDLSFQIERLIELHADDLNWFVLSSLRLLSSNTSIKNDHVWKRICQIVVNNEPLHKLACEHLIDYLHAPNVAESLVKAGVFLLAEYASLVNDKVSAGDLFNLFTEKYFQVSNLTKAMILTGMLKLYHVEPQLSSVVVKFFQLELNSFDVILQTRSYEYLKIIQYSKMNDMTFIDKLLPGMPPFASSKDTDIMSKLPKTQELLSLEQPFTSGNTVDSNNKPASLPTPPRSRKNNKLYHSQQLTPGWESGFKRMLIHTQGVFYQDTLVSVLFRVETKEEQPSTSKITFTYVNKSDWEITGLSCEIIPLRADNNPPYVLQVLQSPDSKLAPSNGRTSYTFEITTRFPFPQEHASLLSSQFKCGGQYCSHRLKIGYTILSTLSPRISEIKLAQFVQRWKSIGDSLGKAGEHVDVVECQHTNLQKLMKTMSKVGFDVVQQSSIPNIAFAGGILHTKSDGNYGCLLKLRLLDSDDKVQITCKTTSSGDLSRFVINCIKKVVEE from the coding sequence ATGGCTTTAGGTCAGAATCAACAGAACAACATGAAGGGTTTGCAATTGTTCATTGCAGACCTTCGAGCAAACCAGAAGACTAAAGAGCATGCTAGGAGAATACAAACTGAACTACAGAATATACGGACTCAGTTTACCCAGAAAAGTGGGCTCAATGGGtatcaaaggaaaaaatatGTTGCTAAGATggcatatatatatatcactACTAATGCTGGCATGGTTCCTGAGTTGTTATTCGGATTGGATCAATGTTTCCAGTTGTTGAAAAGCAGTAACTTCAGTGAAAAATGGATTGGTTATATGACACTTGAACTCCTTTTCAACCATGCTGTTGTGAGAAACAGCGTCCTGGAGAAGACTATTTCATGCTTGAAACTGGATCTATCATCTGGCGACGCTAATGCAGTAAGCTTGGCGTTGAACTTCGTCGGAATAGTTGGGAATCGTGATGAAATCTTTGCTGATAATCTAAGTGAGACGATATTCGGAATTCTTAGATCTCCTGTCTCATCAGccattttgaaaagaaaagcaTGCTTGGCGTTTTTAACTTTAATTCGTTATAAACCGCAAATCCTTACAAATCTTGAAGATAATAAACGAACTCTATGgattgaaagaattactACATTATTAGGGGATGAGAACGATCATGGATTATTACTTTCACTTTTGCCTTTACTTGAGTTTATAGCTAGAGAGATTGACGTTAATCCATGTTTGAGGTTAATCCCGCAACTAGCTGAGATTTTGCATGAATGTCTATCGAAAAAGCAGAATAGTGCAAATGATGCAGATTACCAATTTTCGGGAGTATCTAACCCATGGATTGTAGGGAATTGTGTATCTCTTTTACAAGTCTTGGTCAGCGATAACGGAGAGAATTTGATCGGATCGAATATTGATCAACAGACCCTGGGTAAGTTACGGGTTTGTGTATCACATGCGGTATCGTTTGCATTAGCAAGTGATGCCAATCCGGTCACCAAAAATGCTCAGTATTCTGTTATGTTTACAATGCTCGGTTTTGCTTGTAAACTGGATCCTACTAATGAGGCTATTTCAAATTCCGTCACAGGACTTTGTGAACTAATGACATCTAATGACCTGAATACGAGATATTCAACTTTCGATCTTTTAATCAAAATCTGTAAAGTAAATGGAACAACTGCGATAAAGACAATTCAAAATGAACATCTCACGAGATTAGTTGATATGTTAAAAAGAGAGAGTGACGTTACTCTATTGAGAAAAATTATTGATCTCCTTGTCATCTTAACAGACGTAagcaatttcaaatttgtcGTTCAAGAGCTTTTAAGTGCATTAGAAGCCCACAAATCAATGGATTTTGCTCTGAGAGAAGATTTGTCgttccaaattgaaaggCTGATAGAGCTGCACGCAGATGATCTCAACTGGTTTGTGCTCTCCTCGTTAAGgttattatcatcaaacACATCAATCAAGAATGATCATGTTTGGAAGCGAATTTGTCAGATAGTGGTGAACAATGAACCATTACATAAACTAGCGTGTGAACATCTGATTGATTACTTACATGCTCCTAACGTGGCGGAATCGCTTGTGAAGGCTGGTGTTTTCCTTTTAGCTGAATATGCGTCACTGGTTAACGACAAAGTCTCAGCTGGGGATCTATTTAACCTTTTCACTGAAAAATACTTCCAAGTCAGTAATTTGACTAAGGCAATGATACTAACAGGAATGTTAAAGTTGTATCACGTCGAACCGCAGTTATCTTCTGTTGTTGTGAAGTTTTTTCAATTAGAGTTGAATTCATTTGACGTCATTTTGCAGACGAGATCTtatgaatatttgaagataattCAATATTCGAAGATGAACGATATGACCTTTATAGATAAGTTATTACCCGGTATGCCACCATTTGCTTCTAGCAAAGATACGGACATAATGTCCAAGCTTCCGAAAACACAAGAACTACTGAGCCTAGAGCAACCTTTCACCAGTGGTAACACTGTAGACTCTAACAACAAACCCGCATCCTTACCCACCCCACcaagatcaagaaaaaacaacaaGCTCTATCATTCACAACAACTAACTCCTGGATGGGAATCTGGCTTTAAAAGGATGCTAATTCATACCCAAGGTGTATTTTATCAGGATACCTTGGTGAGTGTTTTGTTTAGAGTGGAAACCAAGGAAGAGCAACCATCAACAAGCAAGATCACATTCACATATGTGAACAAATCAGATTGGGAAATTACAGGATTAAGTTGTGAGATTATTCCACTTCGTGCGGACAACAACCCACCATATGTGCTGCAAGTCTTGCAATCACCGGATTCAAAGTTAGCACCGTCCAACGGCAGAACATCATATACTTTTGAGATAACAACAAGGTTCCCATTCCCACAAGAACATGCATCTTTGTTGTCATCGCAATTTAAATGTGGCGGTCAGTACTGTAGTCACAGGCTAAAAATTGGTTATACCATTCTCTCTACACTATCACCTCGTATCAGTGAGATTAAGTTAGCCCAGTTCGTTCAACGTTGGAAGTCAATCGGTGATTCTCTTGGAAAAGCGGGCGAACATGTAGACGTTGTCGAATGCCAACATACAAATTTACAAAAATTAATGAAAACCATGTCAAAAGTTGGTTTTGACGTTGTCCAACAATCGTCAATTCCAAACATTGCATTTGCTGGTGGTATTTTACATACAAAGAGTGATGGTAACTACGGATGCTTGCTTAAGTTGAGATTACTGGATTCTGACGATAAGGTACAAATTACCTGTAAAACCACTTCAAGTGGTGACCTTTCTAGATTCGTGATTAATTGTATCAAAAAGGTAGTTGAGGAGtga
- the POL12 gene encoding DNA-directed DNA polymerase alpha subunit POL12 (similar to uniprot|P38121 Saccharomyces cerevisiae YBL035C POL12 Subunit of the DNA polymerase alpha-primase complex required for the initiation of DNA replication during mitotic DNA synthesis and premeiotic DNA synthesis) yields the protein MSIENELVSKFGASADKAEVISTLQHYMKIYDLSVDEIYIKWEQFSYHNKDKYAVNSYSDQILQEFKDYIQQQMEKKVNTSIVLNPSINSSIKKPKMLIPSTNSPSIFGLGIPNTPTLKKRRLEAGTPTEASKVSPSAANSTSILNTSPSVTTPTTATPANLKNASEPDKCLVTLNVDNVAKAEGIDFDNDSKVKISPFYDPKKYKFRTMRQSLLDTADVLDEQIDIFSEIIQKHYNLKPSDIGDPTFQQQSEVYTVGRIVPDSVNAEGPLNVDSLAIETSRSTGIGRRIRLNFEKIQNLSVFPGQIVALKGKNANGEYFVVEDILKIPYLNSPVSDSEMLQDSQITLNNQPMKVVVTAGSYTPANNLDFSNLEHFVDRINTSIKPHILIMFGPFLDITHQLISSGNIPDFPNLKQQPKTLDEVFIKVIAPILKRINPKIQVILIPSTKEVTSKHAAYPQDSLDRKYLSLPKNFKCFTNPSTFQLNEIFFGCSNNDIYKDLKEVTKGGNVFQRNRFDRVSEHILEQRRYYPVFPGGIRTRKVEGKNGKPVFEHIAGADLDLPYLGLTEFIGGIIPDVILIPSELTHFARVVQNVIMLNPGSFIRPNGGRGTYIEMSIEAPDMENEKMTKVNDVYLHNLWKRSRIDILTA from the coding sequence ATGAGCATTGAGAACGAGTTAGTATCAAAGTTTGGAGCATCAGCCGACAAAGCTGAGGTAATATCCACCTTGCAGCACTACATGAAAATATATGATTTGAGTGTGGATGAAATATATATTAAGTGGGAGCAATTTTCGTATCATAATAAGGACAAATATGCTGTTAATTCATATTCTGATCAGATCTTGCAAGAGTTCAAGGATTATATCCAGCaacaaatggaaaagaaggtgaaCACATCCATTGTGTTAAATCCATCCataaattcttcaattaaaAAGCCAAAAATGCTAATTCCTAGTACAAATTCTCCATCCATATTTGGGCTTGGCATACCAAATACTCCTACTTTAAAAAAACGTAGATTAGAAGCAGGCACTCCAACCGAGGCTTCCAAAGTCAGCCCATCAGCGGCTAACAGCACATCAATACTGAATACATCGCCATCAGTGACTACCCCAACAACGGCAACTCCGGCTAATCTGAAAAATGCAAGTGAACCAGATAAATGCTTAGTGACGCTAAATGTTGATAATGTTGCTAAAGCTGAAGGGATTGACTTCGATAACGATAGTAAGGTCAAGATCTCTCCTTTCTATGATCCCAAGAAATATAAATTCAGGACAATGAGACAAAGTCTACTGGATACTGCAGATGTATTAGACGAACAGATAGATATTTTCAGCGAAATTATCCAAAAGCATTATAATCTTAAACCATCAGATATCGGCGACCCTACTTTCCAACAACAATCAGAGGTTTATACTGTTGGAAGGATTGTGCCAGACTCTGTTAATGCCGAGGGTCCGCTAAATGTTGACTCTCTAGCTATAGAAACATCTAGATCGACAGGCATCGGTAGAAGAATAAGGCTAAACTTCGAGAAGATTCAAAACTTATCAGTGTTTCCTGGTCAAATCGTCGCACTCAAGGGGAAAAATGCTAACGGAGAATATTTTGTAGTAGAGGATATTCTAAAGATTCCGTATTTGAACTCTCCTGTTTCGGACTCAGAAATGCTTCAAGATTCCCAGATAACTTTGAACAATCAGCCAATGAAAGTTGTAGTGACGGCTGGCTCATACACACCTGCCAATAACCTAGACTTTTCCAACCTAGAACATTTTGTGGACAGAATCAATACTTCCATCAAACCGCACATCCTAATCATGTTCGGTCCATTTTTGGATATCACACATCAACTAATATCCAGTGGTAATATACCTGATTTCCCAAATCTTAAACAACAGCCGAAAACCCTAGACGAAGTATTTATCAAGGTAATAGCACCAATACTGAAACGCATAAATCCCAAGATTCAAGTTATTTTGATTCCTTCCACGAAAGAAGTCACTTCCAAACATGCAGCGTACCCGCAGGATTCATTAGATAGGAAATACTTGAGTTTGCCtaaaaacttcaaatgcTTCACAAACCCAAGTACATTCCAACTCAATGAGATCTTCTTTGGCTGTTCAAACAATGATATTTACAAAGATCTGAAAGAAGTCACTAAAGGTGGCAACGTTTTCCAGCGGAACAGATTTGATAGAGTCTCAGAACATATATTGGAACAACGTCGTTATTATCCTGTTTTCCCTGGTGGTATTCGAACCAGGAAAGTGGAAGGTAAGAATGGTAAACCTGTTTTCGAACATATCGCCGGTGCAGATCTCGATCTTCCGTACCTGGGACTTACGGAATTCATCGGTGGAATAATTCCGGACGTCATTCTGATACCAAGCGAACTAACTCATTTTGCAAGGGTTGTACAAAATGTTATCATGTTAAATCCTGGTTCGTTTATTAGACCAAATGGTGGCAGAGGAACTTATATTGAGATGTCGATTGAAGCTCCTGATATGgagaatgaaaaaatgacTAAAGTCAATGATGTTTACTTGCATAACCTGTGGAAACGTTCTAGAATAGATATACTAACCGCCTGA
- the IST2 gene encoding Ist2p (weakly similar to uniprot|P38250 Saccharomyces cerevisiae YBR086C IST2) has product MSIFELDPNYVLVVEYSKENLSVLLAELGAKGLLCECRPGHDAKNVYVFVRDDLGNVLKVVERFKFVTKVSPLYTEGEREQMKRMAHELIRNRSLLTDNDLVQLAQVSGNPRVAMYFAFVKTYTRFLMPLAVFGLGLRLFNPSGMEFNAYYAVAVLIWAISFITLWKNKYEADYSSLFGYLSLIPLEDSRITFMKKLCFFPIALLFVTLLVGFQLLCFALEIFLTQIYEGPLASVISLLPTVLLSVYVPILTLVYNKIFVDKMTAWENGTNPERSKVEKNFVFAFLTSYVPLLITLFIYFPFGHLLNAYLPVIAKYSSLARIPVNTSAFKLNLARYQTQFFYFTVTNQVIALAMENVLPIVLGKIMPIVSGENKPNSDKSKVARLVAEQFPKEKAFLSNVRDYNTGPWGVFDVDDNMRKLVLQFGFVVLFSSIWPLAALICIIFNVVFIKLDLWRALVKSAPLVDTKARKDAVKEDGYEDIKMTPWNSIITFLTWFSSLVTPALLLLYKYTNLPGSDSPASIQKRSISSTWYQYYPFHYDFKTVTLATFFLEHVFMFVYWVVSKILQSPLTKKSKTFIPAEELKEPPKLNLEHIVNNTVQFMSTLSNADCVTANGSNEKTTAIKEPTEQQPKTAVTNNAKSTGANITGEHDNKVKKRGPVSPVPLPVAQPPTQTEAPLPPKDVSNKVKTSSSSSLSSSVAGATLPPTIPTSKNFDLRNSTPNMEASSVATLSSVPRANMKQEDLEQKIEANPSVKNKALPANQQSVSNKLPKVEINLAADAQQFVSSKAIEPEKQFVNENKIAATPQKQVTSEMPAKSNKTTLKKDTESIISNTGASSIKKKKKGIMSPLGKLKKKF; this is encoded by the coding sequence ATGAGTATTTTTGAATTAGACCCTAATTATGTATTAGTGGTTGAATACTCGAAAGAGAATTTGTCGGTCTTGTTGGCTGAATTAGGTGCCAAGGGTCTTTTATGTGAGTGCAGACCTGGACATGATGCGAAGAATGTGTATGTCTTTGTTAGGGATGATTTGGGTAACGTGCTGAAAGTTGTCGAACGATTTAAGTTCGTAACCAAGGTGTCACCGTTGTATACGGAGGGTGAGAGGGAGCAGATGAAGAGGATGGCTCACGAGTTAATTAGAAATCGTTCTCTCTTGACTGATAAtgatttggttcaattAGCTCAGGTTAGTGGTAATCCGCGTGTTGCTATGTACTTTGCTTTTGTGAAGACTTACACACGGTTCCTTATGCCCTTGGCTGTTTTTGGATTGGGTTTACGTCTCTTCAATCCTAGCGGCATGGAATTCAATGCGTATTACGCTGTTGCAGTGTTGATTTGGGCTATATCTTTTATTacactttggaagaataaATACGAGGCTGATTACTCGTCTCTATTTGGATATCTGTCATTGATCCCATTGGAAGATTCAAGGATCACTTTCATGAAGAAACTCTGCTTCTTCCCCATTGCGTTGTTATTTGTCACGTTGTTGGTAGGGTTCCAATTACTGTGCTTTGCGTTAGAAATATTCTTGACTCAAATATATGAGGGACCATTGGCATCCGTTATTTCCTTGTTGCCAACAGTGTTACTCTCCGTGTATGTTCCTATCTTAACTTTGGTGTACAACAAGATTTTTGTTGATAAGATGACCGCATGGGAAAATGGTACCAACCCTGAAAGGTCTAAGGTGGAAAAGAACTTTGTGTTTGCTTTCTTGACAAGTTACGTGCCATTGTTGATTACTTTGTTCATCTACTTCCCCTTCGGACACCTTTTGAATGCTTATTTGCCCGTCATCGCCAAGTACTCCTCGTTGGCTAGAATTCCAGTTAATACAAGTGCCTTCAAGTTGAACCTTGCTCGTTACCAAACACAATTCTTCTATTTCACTGTTACCAATCAAGTTATTGCATTGGCAATGGAAAATGTATTGCCTATCGTTTTGGGAAAAATCATGCCTATTGTCTCTGGAGAAAACAAGCCAAACTCTGATAAGTCTAAGGTTGCGAGGTTGGTTGCAGAGCAATTCCCAAAGGAAAAAGCATTTCTAAGTAACGTAAGAGATTATAATACCGGTCCATGGGGTGTATTCGATGTGGATGATAACATGCGCAAATTAGTCTTACAATTCGGATTTGTCGTTCTGTTTTCATCGATTTGGCCATTGGCTGCCTTGATCTGCATTATCTTCAATGTggttttcatcaaattgGACCTATGGAGAGCTCTTGTTAAATCTGCACCACTAGTAGACACAAAAGCTAGAAAAGATGCTGTTAAGGAAGACGGATACGAGGATATTAAGATGACTCCATGGAACTCTATTATTACCTTCCTCACTTGGTTTAGCTCCTTAGTAACACCAgcattgttgttgttgtacAAGTACACCAATTTACCTGGTTCTGATAGCCCTGCATCCATACAGAAGCgttcaatttcttcgaCATGGTATCAATACTATCCTTTCCATTACGATTTCAAGACTGTTACTTTGGCTACCTTTTTCTTGGAACATGTCTTCATGTTTGTGTACTGGGTAGTATCTAAGATTCTACAATCTCCATTAACTAAAAAATCCAAGACATTCATTCCCGCTGAAGAGTTAAAGGAACCTCCAAAGCTGAATTTGGAGCATATTGTTAATAACACAGTACAATTCATGAGCACTCTTTCCAATGCAGATTGCGTAACCGCCAACGGTTCAAATGAAAAGACAACAGCTATTAAAGAACCAACTGAACAGCAGCCAAAAACTGCTGTCACTAATAACGCGAAGTCAACTGGAGCTAATATCACTGGAGAACATGATAATAAAGTTAAAAAGAGGGGTCCTGTCTCACCAGTACCTCTTCCAGTTGCTCAACCTCCTACACAGACAGAAGCTCCACTTCCGCCAAAGGACGTTTCAAATAAAGTCaaaacatcttcttcttcttctttgtcttcttctgttgcAGGTGCCACATTACCTCCAACTATTCCAACCTCTAAAAACTTTGACTTGAGAAACTCAACTCCAAATATGGAAGCGTCAAGTGTAGCTACTCTATCGTCGGTTCCTCGTGCTAATATGAAACAGGAGGATTTAGAGCAGAAGATAGAAGCTAATCCCTCAGTGAAAAACAAAGCGTTGCCAGCAAACCAGCAAAGCGTTTCCAACAAATTaccaaaagttgaaattaatCTGGCTGCTGATGCACAGcaatttgtttcttccaaGGCAATTGAGCCTGAGAAGCAATTTGTCAACGAAAATAAAATCGCAGCCACTCCCCAAAAACAAGTTACTTCGGAGATGCCAGCCAAGTCCAACAAAACCACTCTGAAAAAGGACACTGAATCAATTATTTCTAACACAGGAGCTTCATCCattaaaaagaagaagaagggtATAATGTCACCTCTCGGtaaattaaagaaaaagttcTGA